From Mycobacterium lacus, one genomic window encodes:
- a CDS encoding TetR/AcrR family transcriptional regulator, with the protein MDGLRRPRAPRGSGDRLRHEILDAATELLLETGHARSVSIRSVAHRVGVTPPSIYLHFEDKDALLDAVCARYLARLDHAMEEVAVGQPSTVDVLRAQGLAYVQFAIQTPELYRLATMGEWRSGSDVDIALASSAFKHMRDSVQTLMDEGIYRADDPTTIALELWSAAHGVAALLIAKPHLPFGDVDAFADRVLGAVLCGHMVAGLVGPEATSAQLVGWVLARRPAKESRV; encoded by the coding sequence ATGGACGGCCTGCGCCGCCCGCGTGCCCCACGTGGGTCGGGTGATCGACTCCGTCACGAAATCCTGGACGCGGCAACCGAACTGCTGCTGGAAACCGGGCATGCCAGGTCGGTGTCGATCCGATCGGTGGCGCACCGCGTCGGTGTCACGCCGCCGTCGATCTACCTGCACTTCGAGGACAAAGACGCCCTGCTGGACGCGGTGTGCGCACGTTACCTGGCGAGGCTTGACCACGCGATGGAGGAAGTGGCCGTCGGGCAACCGTCCACGGTGGACGTGCTACGAGCCCAAGGCCTGGCCTACGTGCAATTCGCGATACAGACCCCGGAGCTGTACCGGCTCGCCACCATGGGCGAATGGCGCTCCGGGAGCGATGTCGACATCGCCCTGGCGAGCTCGGCGTTCAAGCACATGCGCGACTCGGTGCAGACATTGATGGACGAAGGCATCTACCGGGCCGACGATCCAACCACCATCGCCCTGGAACTATGGAGCGCTGCGCACGGGGTGGCGGCGCTGTTGATCGCCAAGCCGCACTTGCCCTTCGGAGATGTCGATGCCTTCGCCGACCGGGTGCTGGGCGCGGTCCTTTGCGGTCATATGGTGGCGGGGTTGGTTGGCCCGGAAGCCACGTCCGCGCAGCTGGTCGGCTGGGTGCTGGCGCGGCGCCCGGCGAAGGAGTCGCGGGTATGA
- a CDS encoding methyltransferase domain-containing protein has product MTPASVRTVDHPFFALIWPFVAAHESRAIRDLRRENLAGLSGRVLEVGAGVGTNFAYYPKSVGQVVAVEPEPRLAAKARAAAIGAPVPVVVTGATAEGFSDGEQFDAVVCSLVLCSVNDPVGVLRRLRSLLRPGGQLRYLEHIASAGARGRLQRFVDATFWPRVAGNCHTHRDTERAIVEAGFEVDSARREWTLPAWAPLPVSELALGRARRP; this is encoded by the coding sequence ATGACGCCGGCCTCGGTGCGCACGGTCGACCACCCGTTTTTCGCCCTGATCTGGCCCTTTGTCGCGGCCCACGAATCCAGGGCGATCCGTGACCTGCGCCGGGAGAATCTGGCCGGCTTGTCGGGCCGGGTACTGGAAGTCGGCGCGGGCGTCGGGACCAACTTCGCCTACTACCCGAAGTCGGTCGGGCAGGTCGTCGCCGTGGAGCCGGAGCCACGGCTGGCGGCCAAGGCTCGCGCCGCCGCCATCGGCGCACCCGTTCCCGTTGTCGTGACCGGTGCGACGGCGGAGGGGTTCAGCGACGGGGAGCAGTTCGACGCGGTGGTGTGCTCGCTGGTCCTGTGTTCGGTGAACGACCCGGTCGGCGTGCTGCGGCGGCTGCGTTCGTTGCTGCGCCCGGGCGGGCAGCTGCGCTACCTCGAGCACATAGCCAGTGCCGGCGCCCGGGGCCGACTGCAGCGGTTTGTCGACGCGACCTTCTGGCCCAGGGTGGCGGGTAACTGCCACACGCATCGCGACACCGAGCGCGCGATCGTCGAAGCCGGATTCGAGGTGGACAGTGCCCGGCGGGAGTGGACCTTGCCGGCCTGGGCCCCGCTGCCGGTGTCGGAGTTAGCCCTGGGCCGGGCGCGCCGGCCCTGA
- a CDS encoding NAD-dependent deacylase, whose product MRVTVLSGAGISAESGVPTFRDDKNGLWARFDPYELSSTRGWECNPERVWGWYLWRHYLVAKVEPNDGHRAIAAWQDHADVTVVTQNVDDLHERAGSAPVHHLHGSLFEFRCARCGVPYNDPLPEMTEPAIEVEPPVCSRCGGLIRPDIVWFGEVLPERAWQSAVAATEAADVMVVVGTSAIVYPAAGLPELALSRGAAVIEVNPEPTPLTRSATISIRESASQALPGLLPRLPALLK is encoded by the coding sequence ATGCGAGTGACGGTGCTCAGCGGCGCGGGGATCTCCGCGGAGAGCGGCGTCCCAACGTTTCGCGATGACAAGAACGGATTGTGGGCCCGCTTCGACCCTTACGAGCTGTCGAGCACGCGGGGCTGGGAGTGCAATCCCGAACGCGTTTGGGGCTGGTACCTGTGGCGCCATTACCTGGTGGCCAAGGTCGAACCCAACGACGGGCACCGCGCGATCGCCGCCTGGCAGGACCACGCCGACGTCACCGTCGTCACCCAGAATGTCGACGACCTCCACGAGCGCGCCGGCAGCGCCCCGGTGCACCACCTGCACGGCAGCCTTTTCGAATTCCGTTGTGCGCGTTGCGGTGTGCCCTACAACGACCCGCTGCCCGAGATGACCGAGCCCGCGATAGAAGTGGAGCCGCCGGTCTGCTCCCGATGCGGCGGCCTGATCCGGCCCGACATCGTGTGGTTCGGTGAGGTGCTGCCGGAGCGCGCGTGGCAGTCCGCGGTGGCGGCAACCGAGGCCGCCGACGTGATGGTGGTGGTGGGGACGTCCGCGATCGTCTACCCGGCCGCCGGGTTACCCGAGCTGGCGCTGTCGCGCGGCGCGGCGGTGATCGAGGTCAATCCCGAGCCGACGCCGCTGACCCGCAGCGCCACCATCAGCATTCGCGAATCCGCAAGCCAGGCATTGCCCGGGTTGCTGCCGCGGCTACCCGCGCTGCTGAAGTAA
- a CDS encoding GntR family transcriptional regulator has translation MELRDLLRVDVKAGKPLFDQLRTQVIDGVRAGALPPGTRLPTVRDLAGQLGVAANTVARAYRELESAAIVETRGRFGTFISRFDPTDAAMAAAAKEYVEVARALGLTKSDAMRYLTNVPDD, from the coding sequence GTGGAGCTGCGGGATTTGCTACGGGTTGACGTGAAGGCCGGCAAGCCTTTGTTCGACCAACTCAGAACCCAGGTGATCGACGGAGTCCGAGCCGGTGCGTTGCCGCCCGGCACCCGGTTGCCGACGGTGCGCGACCTGGCCGGTCAGCTAGGCGTGGCCGCCAATACCGTCGCCCGCGCCTACCGCGAGCTCGAGTCGGCGGCGATCGTCGAAACACGCGGACGCTTCGGCACTTTCATCTCCCGTTTCGATCCGACCGACGCCGCGATGGCGGCCGCGGCCAAGGAATACGTTGAAGTGGCCCGAGCGCTCGGGCTCACCAAGTCGGACGCGATGCGCTACCTCACCAACGTGCCCGACGACTAA
- a CDS encoding DUF1697 domain-containing protein, which produces MTHFAAFLRGVNVGGVNLKMAEVAAALTDTGFTHVRTILASGNVLLESSWGVGAVREKAQAALRERFGYDAWVLAYDIDTVRAIVAAYPFEREVDGYQSYVTFVADEEVLGELAALTHRSDEKIRRGEGVIYWQVPKGSTLDSTIGQTMGRKRYKSSTTTRNLRTLDKVLR; this is translated from the coding sequence ATGACCCATTTCGCGGCATTTCTACGCGGCGTCAACGTCGGGGGCGTCAACCTCAAGATGGCCGAGGTGGCCGCCGCATTGACCGACACCGGATTCACCCACGTCCGCACCATCCTGGCCAGCGGCAACGTGCTGCTGGAGTCGTCCTGGGGTGTCGGCGCGGTGCGCGAGAAAGCCCAAGCCGCGTTGCGCGAGAGGTTCGGCTACGACGCGTGGGTGCTGGCCTACGACATCGATACGGTGCGCGCCATCGTCGCGGCGTACCCGTTCGAACGCGAGGTCGACGGATACCAGTCCTACGTCACGTTCGTTGCCGACGAAGAGGTGCTCGGTGAGCTTGCGGCGCTGACACATCGCTCCGACGAGAAGATCCGCCGCGGAGAGGGTGTCATCTATTGGCAGGTTCCCAAGGGCAGCACATTGGATAGCACCATCGGCCAGACGATGGGAAGGAAGCGCTACAAGTCGTCGACGACCACCCGCAACCTGCGCACCCTGGACAAAGTCCTGCGGTGA
- a CDS encoding PPOX class F420-dependent oxidoreductase, which produces MGRQVFDDKLLAVISGNSIGVLATIKRDGRPQLSNVQYHFDPRRLVIQVSITEPRAKTRNLRRDPRASLLVDADDGWSYAVAEGTAELTPPAAAPDDDTVEALIVLYRNLAGEHPDWDEYREAMVTDRRVLLTLPISHLYGMPPGMR; this is translated from the coding sequence ATGGGACGCCAAGTGTTCGACGACAAGCTGTTGGCCGTGATCAGTGGGAACTCCATCGGCGTGCTGGCCACCATCAAGCGCGACGGGCGCCCCCAGCTGTCGAACGTGCAGTATCACTTCGACCCGCGCAGATTGGTGATACAGGTGTCGATCACCGAGCCGCGGGCCAAGACCCGCAACCTGCGCCGCGACCCGCGCGCCTCGCTGCTGGTCGATGCCGACGACGGATGGTCGTATGCGGTCGCCGAGGGCACCGCCGAGCTGACACCGCCTGCGGCCGCGCCCGATGACGACACCGTGGAGGCGCTGATTGTCTTGTATCGCAACCTCGCTGGTGAGCATCCGGACTGGGACGAATACCGCGAGGCCATGGTCACCGATCGGCGGGTGCTGCTGACGCTGCCGATCTCGCATCTCTACGGCATGCCCCCGGGTATGCGGTAA
- a CDS encoding DUF5302 domain-containing protein, whose translation MAESNPPAGSAPEDETKRKFREALDRKMAKSSGGSEHKDGGGKQARAHGPVESRREFRRKSG comes from the coding sequence ATGGCTGAATCGAACCCCCCGGCAGGCTCTGCACCAGAGGACGAGACCAAGCGTAAGTTCCGCGAAGCCCTCGATCGCAAGATGGCGAAGTCATCGGGGGGATCCGAGCACAAGGACGGCGGCGGCAAGCAGGCGCGGGCGCATGGCCCGGTGGAGAGTCGCCGGGAATTCCGCCGCAAGAGCGGCTAG
- a CDS encoding HhH-GPD-type base excision DNA repair protein — translation MPKLQLVQDPAADALLDSNPFALLVGMLLDQQVPMETAFAGPKKIADRMGSFDVGEIADHDPDKFAALCSEKPAIHRFPGSMAKRIQALAQIIVDRYDGDAAALWTAGGPDGKELLRRLKGLPGFGEQKARIFVALLGKQYGVTPPGWRAAAGEFGQPGTYMSVADIVDARSLGQVRSHKKQMKAAAKGKAAP, via the coding sequence GTGCCGAAACTGCAGCTTGTCCAAGATCCAGCCGCTGACGCGTTGCTGGACTCCAACCCGTTCGCGTTACTGGTCGGAATGTTGCTTGATCAGCAGGTGCCCATGGAGACCGCCTTCGCGGGACCGAAGAAGATCGCCGACCGGATGGGCAGCTTCGATGTCGGCGAGATTGCCGACCACGACCCAGACAAGTTTGCCGCATTGTGCTCGGAAAAGCCTGCGATACACCGCTTTCCGGGTTCGATGGCCAAGCGTATCCAGGCCCTTGCGCAGATCATCGTGGATCGCTACGACGGGGATGCGGCGGCGTTGTGGACCGCGGGTGGACCCGACGGGAAGGAGTTGCTCCGGCGGCTCAAGGGGCTACCCGGCTTTGGGGAGCAGAAGGCGCGGATCTTTGTGGCGTTGCTTGGCAAGCAGTACGGCGTGACGCCACCGGGCTGGCGAGCGGCGGCCGGGGAATTCGGGCAACCCGGCACCTACATGTCCGTCGCCGACATCGTCGATGCCCGCTCGCTTGGGCAGGTGCGGTCGCATAAGAAGCAGATGAAGGCGGCAGCGAAGGGAAAGGCGGCACCGTGA
- a CDS encoding Rv1157c family protein: MASTGRLSNGLAAAVITSAAALALCPSAAADPSASQPNPQLPGLPALAQLSPIIQQAASNPAQATQLLMAAASAFTHSPTTPTESKNVASSVTQFVQEPANPTPGAPAMGVPAPAPMATPPDATPVPHVPPIGVEPGTQAHLPTGVDPTHVAGPAPIAAPTTLPPAAAPAPGPAAAPAAAPGFGPDAPPTQDFMYPSIGVNCLGEGSNALATALSVAGPAKIPAPGPGPGQTAYVFTAVGTPGPAEVQRLPLNVTWVNLTTGKSGSATLKPRPDINPDGPTTLTVIADTGSGSIMSTIFGQVTTKERQCQFMPTIGSTVVP; encoded by the coding sequence GTGGCAAGCACTGGGAGACTGTCCAACGGTTTGGCCGCTGCCGTCATTACCTCGGCTGCCGCGCTCGCGCTTTGCCCGAGCGCGGCAGCCGACCCGTCGGCGTCGCAGCCCAACCCCCAGCTACCGGGATTGCCGGCGTTGGCCCAGTTGAGTCCGATAATCCAGCAGGCAGCCAGCAACCCCGCGCAGGCGACACAGCTGCTCATGGCCGCCGCGTCGGCGTTCACGCACAGTCCGACGACGCCGACCGAGTCCAAGAACGTCGCCTCTTCGGTGACCCAGTTCGTGCAGGAGCCGGCAAATCCCACCCCTGGCGCTCCTGCCATGGGCGTGCCGGCTCCCGCGCCCATGGCCACCCCGCCCGACGCCACCCCGGTGCCACACGTGCCACCGATCGGTGTGGAGCCCGGCACGCAGGCGCACCTGCCGACCGGTGTCGACCCAACCCATGTTGCGGGCCCCGCCCCCATCGCGGCACCGACGACTCTCCCACCGGCAGCGGCGCCGGCGCCCGGGCCGGCCGCCGCTCCCGCTGCCGCGCCGGGTTTCGGCCCCGACGCGCCGCCCACGCAAGACTTCATGTACCCGTCGATCGGCGTCAATTGCCTGGGAGAAGGCAGTAACGCCCTCGCGACCGCACTGTCGGTGGCGGGACCGGCCAAGATACCGGCTCCCGGTCCGGGACCCGGCCAGACCGCTTATGTCTTCACGGCGGTCGGCACCCCTGGTCCCGCCGAGGTGCAACGGCTGCCGTTGAATGTCACCTGGGTGAACCTGACTACCGGCAAGTCCGGGAGCGCCACGCTCAAGCCGCGTCCCGACATCAATCCCGACGGCCCAACGACGCTGACGGTCATCGCCGATACCGGTTCGGGCAGCATCATGTCGACGATCTTCGGACAGGTCACCACCAAGGAACGGCAGTGCCAGTTCATGCCGACGATCGGCTCGACAGTGGTGCCGTAG
- a CDS encoding mannosyltransferase, translating to MTGHLENEFAARVGRINTTSASPAVTAWTTRAAPVLLILSVAARLAWTYLMPNGANFVDLHVYVGGAAALDHPGTLYSYVYADQTPDFPLPFTYPPFAAVVFYPLHLLPFGPVALLWQVATIAALYGVVRISQRLIGVAGPNGRRAAMAWTAIAIWIEPLRSNFDYGQINVPLVLAVLWAVHTTRWWLSGLLVGVASGIKLTPAISGMYFLAVRRWRAALFSAVVFVATVGVSVLVVGDQARYYFTDLLGDARRIGPIATSFNQSWRGAISRILGHDAGFGPLVLAGIAATAALAMLAWRALQDADHLGKLLVVELFGLLLSPISWTHHWVWLVPLMIWLIQGPLRARHGARILGWGWLALTIVGVPWLLSFAQPTIWQIGRPWYLAWAGLVYLVATLATLGWIATTGRSAVGTVKSR from the coding sequence GTGACCGGACACCTGGAGAACGAGTTCGCGGCTAGAGTCGGGCGGATAAACACCACCTCAGCGAGCCCGGCGGTAACCGCCTGGACGACACGCGCGGCGCCGGTGCTGCTGATCCTCAGCGTCGCGGCGCGGCTCGCCTGGACCTATCTGATGCCCAACGGCGCGAACTTCGTCGACCTGCATGTCTACGTGGGCGGCGCGGCCGCGCTGGACCATCCCGGCACCCTGTACAGCTACGTTTACGCCGACCAGACGCCGGACTTCCCGCTGCCGTTCACGTATCCGCCGTTCGCGGCGGTCGTCTTCTACCCGCTGCATCTGCTGCCGTTCGGCCCGGTCGCCCTGCTGTGGCAGGTCGCGACGATCGCCGCGCTGTACGGCGTGGTCCGGATCAGCCAGCGGTTGATCGGCGTCGCCGGCCCCAACGGCCGGCGTGCCGCGATGGCCTGGACCGCAATCGCCATCTGGATCGAGCCACTGCGCAGCAACTTCGACTACGGGCAGATCAATGTGCCGCTGGTGCTGGCGGTGCTGTGGGCGGTCCACACCACGCGGTGGTGGCTCTCGGGCCTGCTGGTCGGCGTGGCGTCCGGAATCAAGTTGACGCCGGCGATCAGCGGGATGTATTTCCTCGCCGTTCGGCGCTGGCGCGCCGCGCTGTTTTCGGCGGTCGTGTTCGTTGCCACCGTCGGGGTTTCGGTGCTGGTCGTCGGCGATCAGGCCCGCTACTACTTCACCGACCTGCTGGGCGACGCTCGCCGGATTGGGCCGATCGCCACCTCGTTCAATCAATCCTGGCGGGGCGCGATCTCGCGGATCCTCGGCCACGACGCCGGCTTCGGTCCGCTGGTGCTGGCCGGGATCGCGGCCACGGCGGCGCTGGCCATGCTGGCGTGGCGTGCCCTTCAGGATGCCGACCACCTCGGCAAGTTGCTCGTGGTCGAGCTGTTCGGGCTGCTGCTGTCCCCGATCTCGTGGACGCATCACTGGGTGTGGCTGGTGCCGCTGATGATCTGGCTGATACAGGGGCCACTGCGCGCGCGACATGGCGCGCGGATTCTGGGCTGGGGGTGGCTGGCGCTGACCATCGTCGGCGTCCCATGGTTGCTGAGCTTCGCCCAACCAACCATCTGGCAGATCGGCCGACCCTGGTATCTGGCCTGGGCCGGGCTCGTCTACCTGGTGGCGACGCTGGCGACCCTGGGCTGGATCGCCACTACCGGGAGAAGCGCCGTCGGAACGGTCAAGTCCCGATGA